One Myxococcus stipitatus DNA segment encodes these proteins:
- a CDS encoding Spx/MgsR family RNA polymerase-binding regulatory protein translates to MSNEVLVLAYAGCSTCKNALKWLQTQGIPARVRPIVDEPPTVAELERWITRSGVSVRKWLNTSGLSYRALGKARVDAASDAELREWLAADGKLVKRPVLVDGEKVLVGFKPEAWAEHFGSRG, encoded by the coding sequence ATGTCGAACGAAGTCCTCGTCCTCGCGTACGCTGGCTGCTCCACCTGCAAGAACGCCCTGAAGTGGCTCCAGACCCAGGGCATCCCCGCCCGGGTCCGGCCCATCGTCGACGAGCCCCCCACGGTGGCGGAGCTGGAGCGGTGGATTACGCGCAGCGGCGTGTCCGTGCGCAAGTGGCTCAACACCAGCGGCCTGAGCTACCGCGCGCTCGGCAAGGCCAGGGTCGACGCGGCCAGTGACGCCGAGCTGCGCGAGTGGCTGGCCGCGGACGGCAAGCTCGTCAAGCGCCCCGTCCTGGTCGACGGCGAGAAGGTGCTCGTGGGCTTCAAGCCGGAGGCGTGGGCCGAGCACTTCGGCTCGCGCGGCTGA
- a CDS encoding DUF1552 domain-containing protein: MLRELSRRSLLKALAGSTAALPLANLLGTTDAYAQATTPPLRFIALFTSHGCLPEYWNPQGTESSFTLDFENSMLSPLQDLRSKLLILDGLDYQVLYERGLTGHEGGPVTFLTGSKVNTASGDDLPESASLDQVLAQSIGGATKFRSLQLNAWEQFGGQHVYNSISFTANGSRVPFERDPAGVFSRLFGSVPTTPGSDPGEVTRNNSRKKSVLDYLIKDATRLRDRLAGAERQKLETHLESLRDIERRLDTLGLGTPPRVAAKGAVSGMQEEGEAGCAAGTPPPAYDVGQLGNLNNMPTLTKLHMDLIARAFACDLTRVVTMTIPGPSMPWIGITEDTHNDLAHRLDVTAEPLRTEIRTKMVKVHRWYAEQVAYLMNQLAAIPEGSGTALDNTLILWGNELGDASGHMNVRVPTVLAGGAGGKFRMGRFLRLRPGTDPLGNWGGPGTPLPGAIAHNKLLVSIAQAFGVNVNTFGHPDFKGPLPGLT, translated from the coding sequence ATGCTTCGCGAACTCTCTCGTCGCTCCCTGCTCAAGGCGCTGGCCGGTTCGACCGCCGCGCTCCCGTTGGCCAACCTGCTGGGCACCACGGACGCCTACGCCCAGGCCACCACGCCGCCCCTGCGCTTCATCGCGCTGTTCACCTCCCACGGCTGCCTGCCGGAGTACTGGAACCCCCAGGGCACGGAGTCGAGCTTCACGCTCGACTTCGAGAACTCCATGCTCAGCCCGCTCCAGGACCTGCGCTCCAAGCTGCTCATCCTGGATGGCCTGGACTACCAGGTCCTCTACGAGCGGGGCCTCACCGGCCACGAGGGCGGCCCCGTCACCTTCCTCACCGGCAGCAAGGTGAACACCGCCAGCGGTGACGACCTGCCGGAGAGCGCCTCGCTCGACCAGGTGCTGGCGCAGAGCATCGGCGGCGCCACGAAGTTCCGCTCCCTCCAGCTCAACGCCTGGGAGCAGTTCGGCGGCCAGCACGTCTACAACAGCATCAGCTTCACGGCCAACGGCAGCCGCGTCCCCTTCGAGCGCGACCCGGCGGGCGTCTTCTCGCGTCTGTTCGGTTCGGTCCCCACCACGCCCGGCTCGGACCCGGGCGAGGTGACCCGCAACAACTCGCGCAAGAAGAGCGTGCTGGACTACCTCATCAAGGACGCCACGCGCCTGCGCGACCGGCTGGCGGGCGCGGAGCGCCAGAAGCTGGAGACTCACCTGGAGTCGCTGCGCGACATCGAGCGCCGCCTGGACACGCTGGGGCTGGGCACGCCGCCGCGCGTCGCGGCCAAGGGCGCCGTCTCGGGGATGCAGGAGGAGGGCGAGGCCGGGTGCGCCGCCGGCACGCCGCCGCCCGCGTACGACGTGGGGCAGCTGGGCAACCTCAACAACATGCCCACGCTCACCAAGCTCCACATGGACCTCATCGCCCGCGCCTTCGCGTGTGACTTGACGCGCGTGGTGACGATGACGATTCCCGGCCCGTCCATGCCCTGGATTGGCATCACCGAGGACACGCACAACGACCTGGCGCACCGGCTGGACGTGACGGCCGAGCCGCTGCGCACGGAGATCCGCACGAAGATGGTGAAGGTCCACCGGTGGTACGCCGAGCAGGTGGCCTACCTGATGAACCAGCTGGCGGCCATCCCCGAGGGTAGCGGCACCGCGCTGGACAACACGCTCATCCTCTGGGGCAACGAGCTGGGCGACGCCTCCGGCCACATGAACGTGCGCGTGCCCACGGTGCTCGCGGGCGGCGCGGGCGGGAAGTTCCGCATGGGCCGCTTCCTGCGGCTGCGGCCGGGCACCGACCCGCTCGGCAACTGGGGAGGCCCCGGCACGCCGCTGCCGGGCGCCATCGCCCACAACAAGCTGCTGGTGTCCATCGCCCAGGCCTTCGGGGTGAACGTGAACACCTTCGGCCACCCGGACTTCAAGGGCCCGCTGCCGGGCCTGACCTGA
- a CDS encoding DUF459 domain-containing protein has protein sequence MYLTVASRYRARRMQNRFTCWLVVLAVLSSASVQAQAPGASSGPAPTKPVASSPAAPAKPVVSPPAPAPSATAAVAPAPSERPRSVLLLGDSLIATGFGDYLLARLEAHPDIRASRRARSSTGLARPDFFDWMAVGEEEVKRHQPDVVVVILGGNDGQSLLERDGSKPVHWGKPEWGEAYRRRIDSFASVISAPGRKIVWLELPATGLKRFEQKLGVIRELQREVIGARADARYVDTRAFFTDAQGRALSQARVEGFRKPMKLRMSDGVHFTVAGGRYFASKVYPEVLGALGLAQG, from the coding sequence ATGTACCTGACCGTTGCGTCCCGCTACCGTGCGCGGCGAATGCAGAACCGCTTCACGTGCTGGCTCGTCGTCCTCGCCGTCCTGTCCTCCGCGTCCGTCCAGGCCCAGGCCCCTGGAGCGTCGTCAGGTCCCGCGCCGACGAAGCCCGTGGCCTCGTCGCCCGCCGCACCGGCGAAGCCCGTGGTTTCACCGCCTGCTCCGGCGCCGTCCGCCACCGCCGCCGTCGCGCCCGCGCCGTCCGAGCGCCCGCGCTCCGTCCTGCTGCTGGGTGACAGCCTCATCGCCACGGGCTTCGGTGACTACCTGCTGGCTCGGTTGGAGGCGCATCCCGACATCCGCGCCTCGCGGCGGGCCCGCTCCTCGACGGGGCTGGCGCGTCCGGACTTCTTCGACTGGATGGCGGTGGGCGAGGAGGAGGTGAAGCGCCATCAGCCGGACGTGGTGGTGGTCATCCTCGGTGGCAACGACGGGCAGTCGCTGCTGGAGCGGGATGGGAGCAAGCCCGTCCACTGGGGCAAGCCGGAGTGGGGCGAGGCCTACCGGCGGCGCATCGACTCCTTCGCGAGCGTCATCTCCGCGCCGGGGCGGAAGATCGTCTGGCTGGAGCTGCCGGCGACGGGGCTCAAGCGCTTCGAGCAGAAGCTGGGCGTCATCCGCGAGCTCCAGCGCGAGGTCATCGGCGCCCGGGCGGACGCGCGCTACGTCGACACGCGGGCGTTCTTCACGGACGCACAGGGGCGCGCGCTGTCGCAGGCCCGCGTCGAGGGCTTCCGCAAGCCGATGAAGCTGCGCATGAGCGACGGCGTGCACTTCACCGTCGCCGGAGGGCGGTACTTCGCGAGCAAGGTGTATCCGGAAGTGCTGGGCGCGCTGGGGTTGGCACAGGGCTAG
- a CDS encoding right-handed parallel beta-helix repeat-containing protein, with translation MDTSTSRLVPWSLALVALVAACSSTPDQPGILPQDDGGIPDAGGDGGPVVVVPQDGGTVVTGTLAGTLTAAGSPYRVVGDAEGIVVVPKRQVLVVEPGVILDFQGRPEVTEADVEAQAPTSVMNHQKGRVELRVYGGIQVRGTADAPVVLTSTNPYGWWGLNFYGEDSVGDGDPVFEHMIFEKVRKNEYNGTREWTRGALWAYYPGPVTIRHSLFRDNVSAAKCGALDLMFTVASRVEDTTFEDNRTTEIDRFAQAGTGSMAGGGAMCVTHGRDSVVSGNTFRNNGLEAFGGAVSDALTSRPILAWPNPQNIYDLGGGGALHYFQPSNDLIQDNLFEGNFVTRGPASAIYLEDVGTRGVTLRGNRFVSNRAGAGGVVVCNRGSGGVELVVATDNVFTGNTTDGKAAANVSGDCTTAAQ, from the coding sequence ATGGACACCTCCACCTCCAGGCTCGTGCCGTGGTCCCTCGCGCTGGTGGCGCTCGTCGCCGCCTGTTCCTCCACGCCGGACCAGCCCGGCATCCTGCCCCAGGACGACGGCGGCATCCCGGACGCTGGAGGCGATGGCGGCCCCGTCGTGGTGGTGCCCCAGGATGGCGGCACCGTCGTCACCGGCACCCTCGCCGGCACGCTGACGGCGGCGGGCTCTCCCTACCGCGTCGTGGGAGACGCGGAGGGCATCGTGGTCGTCCCCAAGCGCCAGGTCCTCGTCGTGGAGCCCGGCGTCATCCTCGACTTCCAGGGGCGCCCGGAGGTGACGGAGGCGGACGTGGAGGCCCAGGCGCCCACCAGCGTGATGAACCACCAGAAGGGGCGCGTGGAGCTGCGCGTCTACGGCGGCATCCAGGTGCGGGGCACCGCGGACGCCCCCGTGGTGCTGACGTCCACCAACCCCTACGGCTGGTGGGGGCTGAACTTCTATGGCGAGGACTCCGTGGGCGACGGCGACCCGGTGTTCGAGCACATGATTTTCGAGAAGGTGCGCAAGAACGAGTACAACGGCACCCGCGAGTGGACGCGCGGCGCGCTGTGGGCCTACTACCCGGGGCCGGTGACCATCCGCCACTCGCTGTTCCGCGACAACGTGTCGGCGGCGAAGTGCGGCGCGCTGGACCTGATGTTCACCGTCGCCTCGCGCGTGGAGGACACCACCTTCGAGGACAACCGCACCACGGAGATCGACCGCTTCGCGCAGGCGGGCACGGGCTCCATGGCCGGAGGCGGCGCGATGTGCGTGACGCACGGACGCGACTCGGTGGTGAGCGGCAACACCTTCCGCAACAACGGCCTGGAGGCGTTCGGGGGCGCCGTCTCGGACGCGCTGACGTCCCGGCCCATCCTGGCCTGGCCCAACCCGCAGAACATCTACGACCTGGGGGGCGGCGGCGCGCTGCACTACTTCCAGCCCAGCAACGACCTCATCCAGGACAACCTCTTCGAGGGCAACTTCGTGACGCGGGGCCCGGCCTCCGCCATCTACCTGGAGGACGTGGGCACCCGGGGCGTCACGCTCCGGGGCAACCGCTTCGTCTCCAACCGCGCGGGCGCCGGAGGCGTGGTGGTGTGCAACCGGGGGAGCGGTGGCGTGGAGCTGGTGGTGGCCACCGACAACGTGTTCACCGGCAACACCACGGATGGGAAGGCGGCGGCGAACGTGTCCGGGGACTGCACGACGGCGGCGCAGTAG
- a CDS encoding DUF1592 domain-containing protein yields the protein MRIIRSVIPAALLLVSVSCSGDLKGGEPPEVSEASAARVRRLTRAEFDNSVYVVAKNPKPVPMAQLLAPEDAILGFTTHDRLQVTSLLADQLDGIAERNWGPIATSNLTSDWECAAGKKEEDCARDFIRGLVERAYRRPAAPEDEADLLQLWSSVRKDFDPKTAAQYVIQAVMTSASFLYRTELGEPGAKGNQVVRLTQHEIASALSYAVTGGPPDAELLAAASKGELTSPDNREAHARRLLMTTSSQTYLQRFVVEWLGLTGLANMNKNNQVFPNFGEPWKDSSRAETTAFIAHVINNQEASIKELLSADYTFADGRMSFFYGTETTPDGRIGRVKLPASRVGILTHASLLATYSLFDSSSPIRRGKFVLTRLLCREVPPPPPTVPIIPPAVTTDSTTRARFAAHTNNPACASCHRQLDPIGFGMEDYDGLGKLRETENGLPVDASGSLEHADGVFSFTGGAALARFLADSPDVADCVPLQLFRYVMGRDEESVDAPMLADMRSRFRGDARLKLGDALVGLVRSPYFVHRRTPSPE from the coding sequence ATGCGAATCATTCGTTCCGTCATCCCCGCGGCACTGTTGTTGGTGTCCGTGTCCTGCTCTGGAGACCTGAAGGGCGGGGAGCCTCCCGAGGTCTCCGAGGCCTCCGCGGCTCGCGTGCGCCGCCTCACCCGCGCGGAGTTCGACAACTCCGTCTACGTGGTGGCGAAGAACCCCAAGCCGGTGCCGATGGCGCAGCTGCTCGCGCCGGAGGACGCCATCCTCGGCTTCACCACGCACGACCGGCTCCAGGTGACGTCGCTGCTGGCGGACCAGCTCGACGGCATCGCCGAGCGCAACTGGGGGCCCATCGCGACCTCCAACCTGACCAGCGATTGGGAGTGCGCCGCGGGGAAGAAGGAGGAGGACTGCGCGCGTGACTTCATCCGGGGCCTCGTCGAGCGCGCCTACCGCCGCCCCGCGGCGCCGGAGGACGAGGCGGACCTGCTGCAGCTCTGGTCGTCGGTGCGCAAGGACTTCGACCCCAAGACGGCGGCCCAATACGTCATCCAGGCCGTCATGACCTCCGCCTCGTTCCTCTACCGCACGGAGCTGGGGGAGCCGGGGGCGAAGGGCAACCAGGTGGTGCGGCTGACGCAGCATGAGATCGCCAGCGCCCTCTCCTACGCGGTGACCGGAGGACCTCCGGACGCGGAGCTGCTCGCGGCCGCGTCCAAGGGCGAGCTCACGTCGCCCGACAACCGCGAGGCCCATGCGCGGCGCCTGCTGATGACGACGTCGTCGCAGACCTATCTCCAGCGCTTCGTCGTGGAGTGGCTGGGGCTCACGGGCCTGGCGAACATGAACAAGAACAACCAGGTGTTCCCCAACTTCGGAGAGCCCTGGAAGGACTCCAGCCGCGCGGAGACGACCGCCTTCATCGCGCACGTCATCAACAACCAGGAGGCGTCCATCAAGGAGCTGCTGTCCGCCGACTACACGTTCGCCGACGGGCGCATGTCCTTCTTCTACGGCACGGAGACGACGCCGGATGGCCGCATCGGCCGGGTGAAGCTGCCCGCCAGCCGCGTGGGCATCCTGACCCACGCGTCCCTGCTGGCGACGTACTCGCTGTTCGACTCCAGCTCGCCCATCCGCCGCGGCAAGTTCGTCCTCACGCGCCTGCTGTGCCGCGAGGTGCCGCCGCCGCCGCCCACCGTCCCCATCATCCCGCCCGCCGTCACCACGGACAGCACCACGCGCGCGCGCTTCGCCGCCCACACCAACAACCCCGCCTGCGCCAGCTGCCACCGCCAGCTGGACCCCATCGGCTTCGGCATGGAGGACTACGACGGCTTGGGCAAGCTGCGCGAGACGGAGAACGGCCTGCCCGTGGATGCCTCCGGCTCCCTGGAGCACGCGGACGGCGTGTTCAGCTTCACCGGCGGCGCCGCGCTCGCGCGCTTCCTGGCGGACAGCCCGGACGTGGCGGACTGCGTGCCGCTCCAGCTGTTCCGCTACGTGATGGGCCGGGACGAGGAGTCCGTCGACGCGCCCATGCTGGCGGACATGCGCTCGCGCTTCCGGGGCGATGCGCGCCTGAAGCTGGGTGACGCCCTCGTGGGCCTCGTCCGCTCCCCGTATTTCGTCCACCGGCGCACCCCTTCTCCCGAGTAG
- a CDS encoding general secretion pathway protein GspE, whose protein sequence is MESGARRPLGEILLEMGVLNRAQLRLGLVHHHETHVPLGRALVREGVCSEADVLRGLATQLGVEPVDLEHQPLDPAMAALLPARIARQHRAVPLRLEHVPLEQGEREVLHIALPAPVSLEAVDAVRAITGKPRVEAHVASDTALTQALAELYGIEEPTEPTTPAPATPGGPLLLYGWPPVTAVLITRQLARHGYQARVATPLEVLHTRREDVVLAPIQAMEGLLAGEVSIEGALIVHGASDDEGFDRARQLGARGFLANPRDEQLLLRAVRRLRPGGASLSGAPDSSHHSP, encoded by the coding sequence ATGGAATCTGGCGCCAGGCGTCCGCTGGGAGAAATCCTCCTCGAGATGGGGGTGCTCAACCGGGCCCAGCTGCGGCTGGGACTGGTGCACCACCATGAGACCCACGTGCCCCTGGGGCGGGCGCTGGTGAGGGAGGGCGTGTGCTCGGAGGCGGACGTGCTCCGGGGCCTGGCGACGCAGCTCGGCGTGGAGCCCGTGGACCTGGAGCACCAGCCGCTGGACCCGGCCATGGCGGCGCTCCTCCCCGCGCGCATCGCCCGGCAGCACCGCGCGGTGCCGCTGCGCCTCGAGCACGTCCCACTGGAGCAGGGCGAGCGCGAGGTGCTGCACATCGCCCTGCCCGCCCCGGTGTCGCTGGAGGCGGTCGACGCCGTTCGCGCCATCACCGGCAAGCCCCGGGTGGAGGCCCACGTGGCGTCGGACACCGCGCTGACGCAAGCGCTCGCGGAGCTGTACGGCATCGAGGAGCCGACGGAGCCCACCACGCCCGCGCCCGCCACGCCCGGCGGGCCGCTGCTGCTCTACGGCTGGCCGCCCGTCACGGCGGTGCTCATCACCCGGCAGCTCGCGCGCCACGGCTACCAGGCCCGCGTCGCCACGCCGCTGGAGGTGCTGCACACGCGGCGCGAGGACGTCGTGCTCGCCCCCATCCAGGCCATGGAGGGACTGCTGGCCGGAGAGGTGAGCATCGAGGGGGCGCTCATCGTCCACGGCGCGTCGGACGACGAGGGGTTCGACCGCGCGCGACAGCTGGGCGCGCGGGGCTTCCTGGCCAACCCCCGCGACGAGCAGCTCCTGCTGCGCGCCGTGCGCCGGCTGCGTCCGGGGGGCGCGTCGCTGTCGGGCGCCCCCGACTCCTCGCACCATTCGCCTTGA
- a CDS encoding alpha/beta fold hydrolase, with product MRSEVQLTQWGQGGGPRVLLLPGLGARGAGFRALAERLSTFARPVLVEYPEGRHAALGAAGLARQVWRAAGEMDAVVASSFGGMVAAHLASAGAARAVAFLGAFTRTSQLGPRGWLIGMMGPIAVWGRPGRVAAGLAAWRPVSSALAPDVVPMTPLERESTWHRALAIHGEPPPPSLRALPVSCLCIQGTRDVLVPPVTMKRLADALPAGTPLHLLRGAGHVPYFSHPRECAALLEPWLRALSTKERVSAA from the coding sequence ATGCGTTCGGAGGTCCAGTTGACGCAGTGGGGGCAAGGCGGGGGGCCGAGGGTCCTCCTCCTGCCGGGGCTGGGGGCCCGGGGGGCGGGCTTCCGCGCGCTCGCCGAGCGGCTCTCCACCTTCGCCCGACCGGTCCTCGTCGAGTACCCGGAAGGGCGCCACGCGGCGCTGGGCGCGGCAGGGCTCGCGCGGCAGGTGTGGCGGGCGGCCGGAGAGATGGACGCGGTGGTGGCCAGCTCCTTCGGCGGGATGGTGGCGGCGCATCTGGCCTCCGCCGGCGCGGCGCGGGCCGTCGCGTTCCTGGGGGCGTTCACCCGGACGTCGCAGCTGGGGCCCCGGGGGTGGCTCATCGGGATGATGGGGCCCATCGCGGTGTGGGGACGGCCAGGGCGGGTCGCCGCGGGACTGGCGGCGTGGCGCCCCGTGTCCTCCGCGCTGGCGCCGGACGTGGTGCCCATGACGCCGCTGGAGCGGGAGAGCACCTGGCACCGGGCGCTGGCCATCCATGGCGAGCCGCCGCCGCCCTCGCTGCGAGCGCTGCCTGTCTCCTGTCTCTGCATCCAGGGCACCCGGGACGTGCTGGTGCCGCCCGTGACGATGAAGCGCCTGGCGGACGCGCTGCCGGCGGGCACCCCGCTGCACCTGCTGCGCGGCGCGGGCCACGTGCCCTACTTCTCGCATCCTCGGGAGTGCGCGGCGCTGCTGGAACCGTGGCTGCGCGCGCTGTCAACGAAAGAGCGCGTCTCGGCCGCATGA
- the rpiA gene encoding ribose-5-phosphate isomerase RpiA: MGIEAGGETTRYKREAARAAVDRFFLPGMRVGLGTGSTAAFAVRRLAELRGQGRLLDVVGVPTSRATEALARELGVPLTTLEESPELEVTIDGADEVAPDLSVIKGGGGALLREKIVAQASRRLVIVADAAKLSPRLGTHWPVPVEVLPFGWRSQARFLESLGARVTVRLGADASPFLTDQGNLVLDCAFGPIDDAPSLALRLSSRAGVVCHGLFLGMAHDLVVSGPEGLATRARPT; encoded by the coding sequence ATGGGAATCGAAGCGGGTGGGGAGACGACCCGGTACAAGCGCGAGGCCGCCCGGGCCGCGGTGGACCGCTTCTTCCTGCCGGGGATGCGGGTGGGCCTGGGCACGGGCAGCACGGCGGCCTTCGCGGTGCGCAGGCTGGCGGAGCTGCGTGGACAGGGCCGGCTGCTCGACGTCGTCGGCGTGCCCACGTCGCGCGCCACGGAGGCGCTCGCGCGGGAGCTGGGCGTGCCGCTCACCACGTTGGAGGAGTCACCGGAGCTGGAGGTGACCATCGACGGCGCGGACGAGGTGGCCCCGGACCTGTCCGTCATCAAGGGCGGAGGCGGGGCGCTGCTGCGCGAGAAGATCGTCGCGCAGGCCAGCCGGCGGCTCGTCATCGTCGCGGACGCCGCCAAGCTGTCGCCCCGGCTGGGCACGCACTGGCCCGTACCGGTGGAGGTGCTGCCCTTCGGCTGGCGCTCGCAGGCGCGATTCCTCGAGTCGCTCGGCGCGCGCGTCACCGTGCGGCTCGGCGCGGACGCGTCGCCCTTCCTCACCGACCAGGGCAACCTCGTGCTGGACTGCGCGTTCGGCCCCATCGACGACGCGCCCTCCCTCGCCCTGCGCCTGTCCTCGCGCGCGGGCGTCGTCTGCCACGGCCTGTTCCTCGGCATGGCCCACGACCTCGTCGTGTCCGGCCCGGAGGGCCTCGCGACGCGCGCCCGCCCGACGTGA
- a CDS encoding LysR family transcriptional regulator, with protein sequence MNVTLEQARALDALARHGTFTAAAQALGKGHTAVLYALRTLEEQTELELLDRRGYRTRLTAAGERVLEHCRKLLAAERELEATCAEIRAGWEPTLRIVFDGVFPAEPLLRVVKALRTEGAGTRFHVSSEFLAGVEAAFVRDEADLMVSVLPPSLPGLRSYALPELKALLVAHRGHPLARRRRGALQEEELAEHLLLTVRGSDPRLQLSTVSLELRSTVHLNDFAAKKAAILEGLGYGWLPEHLASRELRRGELKLLKPASGSTHAFLPKLHHRAGVRLGRAARRVVKALTGMEPPQ encoded by the coding sequence ATGAACGTCACGCTGGAGCAGGCCCGGGCGCTGGACGCGCTCGCGCGACACGGCACCTTCACCGCCGCCGCCCAGGCCCTGGGCAAGGGCCACACGGCGGTGCTCTACGCGCTGCGCACGTTGGAGGAGCAGACGGAGCTCGAGCTGCTCGACCGGCGGGGATACCGCACCCGGTTGACCGCCGCGGGTGAGCGCGTGCTGGAGCACTGTCGAAAGCTGTTGGCAGCGGAACGCGAACTGGAGGCGACGTGCGCGGAGATACGGGCGGGGTGGGAGCCCACGCTGCGCATCGTGTTCGACGGCGTGTTCCCGGCGGAGCCGCTGTTGCGGGTGGTGAAGGCGCTGCGGACGGAGGGCGCGGGGACGCGCTTCCATGTCTCGTCGGAGTTCCTGGCGGGGGTGGAGGCGGCGTTCGTGCGGGACGAGGCGGACCTGATGGTGTCCGTGCTTCCTCCGTCGCTGCCGGGGCTGCGCAGCTATGCCCTGCCGGAATTGAAGGCGCTGCTGGTGGCGCACCGCGGCCATCCGCTGGCCCGGCGGCGCCGGGGCGCGCTCCAGGAGGAGGAGCTGGCCGAACACCTGCTGCTCACGGTGCGTGGTTCGGACCCTCGGCTGCAATTGAGCACGGTGTCGCTGGAGCTGCGCTCGACCGTGCACCTCAACGACTTCGCGGCGAAGAAGGCCGCCATCCTGGAGGGGCTGGGCTACGGGTGGTTGCCGGAGCACCTGGCGTCACGCGAGCTGCGCCGGGGCGAGCTCAAGCTGCTCAAGCCCGCCAGCGGCTCCACCCATGCGTTCCTGCCCAAGCTGCACCACCGCGCGGGCGTGCGGCTGGGGCGCGCCGCGCGGCGGGTGGTGAAGGCGCTCACCGGGATGGAGCCTCCGCAGTAA
- a CDS encoding metal-dependent hydrolase — translation MDNLTHGLLGLAIGALRRPDVSPGAPERASPTDRATLVAGVLAAELPDLDTLLARGDAVTVALHAHRGLSHALVFAPVVALAATLCARALFRGARWGPLFLTSLASTLLAHLLPDLWTGWGTRVLLPFSDARLSLDWTVVVDPWVTLPLVAGAVAAWRWRSRWRAALVVGLACSSAYVGARVATWALLTRRVEAAHPQAEAVRVFPAPLSFGTWRYVARLPGEVLAAGDVTLAGAPREARRLHASLEALPEDLRDVPTVHEALAWARFPVVTVTPTDAGREVRIADLRYHLRGEPTLAFVIQVDAARAVTDARLERGGNASELLRRWRGGDEAPPRPEDVRSGPAAGP, via the coding sequence ATGGACAACCTCACCCACGGCCTGCTCGGGCTGGCCATCGGCGCGCTGCGCCGCCCGGATGTCTCCCCTGGCGCCCCCGAGCGCGCCTCGCCCACGGACCGGGCCACGCTGGTGGCGGGCGTGCTGGCCGCGGAGCTGCCGGACCTGGACACCCTGCTGGCCCGCGGCGACGCGGTGACGGTGGCCCTGCACGCGCACCGCGGCCTGTCCCACGCGCTCGTCTTCGCCCCGGTCGTCGCGCTCGCGGCCACGCTGTGCGCCAGGGCCCTGTTCCGCGGCGCGCGCTGGGGCCCCCTCTTCCTCACCAGCCTCGCCAGCACGCTCCTGGCGCACCTGCTGCCCGACCTGTGGACGGGCTGGGGCACGCGCGTGCTGCTGCCCTTCTCCGACGCGCGGCTCAGCCTGGACTGGACCGTGGTGGTGGACCCGTGGGTGACGCTGCCGCTCGTCGCGGGCGCGGTGGCGGCCTGGCGCTGGCGCTCGCGGTGGCGCGCGGCGCTCGTCGTCGGCCTGGCGTGCTCTTCGGCGTACGTGGGGGCCCGGGTCGCGACCTGGGCGTTGTTGACGCGGCGGGTGGAGGCGGCCCATCCCCAGGCCGAGGCCGTGCGTGTCTTCCCCGCCCCGCTGTCCTTCGGGACGTGGCGCTACGTGGCCCGGCTGCCGGGGGAGGTGCTGGCCGCCGGAGACGTGACGCTGGCCGGAGCGCCCCGGGAGGCCCGCCGGCTCCATGCCTCCCTGGAGGCCCTGCCCGAGGACCTGCGCGACGTGCCCACGGTGCACGAGGCGCTGGCCTGGGCGCGCTTCCCGGTGGTGACGGTGACGCCCACGGACGCGGGGCGCGAGGTGCGCATCGCCGACCTGCGCTACCACCTGCGCGGCGAGCCCACCCTCGCGTTCGTCATCCAGGTGGACGCCGCGCGGGCGGTGACGGACGCGAGGCTGGAGCGCGGCGGCAACGCGTCCGAGCTCTTGCGCCGCTGGCGCGGCGGAGACGAGGCCCCGCCGCGCCCGGAGGACGTCAGGTCAGGCCCGGCAGCGGGCCCTTGA